One Halobacterium wangiae genomic window, CCCGCCAGATATCTGGTCGACGGGGTCGACGTCGGGCCGTGGCTCCGGTTCTGGCTCGGCTTCTGGTTCAGCTTCTGGCTCGGCCCCGGGGTCGCCTCGTCCTCCGGTCGTCTCCGGGTCAGCCGCAGCGTCGGTGTTGGTCGGCGGGCCGTCGGCCCCGATGACGTAGCGCCCCTCGTCCAGTTTCGCCACGTCCTCCTGGGCCTCGATGTCGAGTTCCTCCGGGGAGAGCACCTCTCCCTCGGCGTCCTGTTGCCCGTCGCCACCTGAGACCATGCGCTCAGTTGAGAGCGACCACTCTAAAGTCTATCGCGGCCCCGTCCCCAGGCGCCGAGTCGGCCGGCGGCCCGGCGCCGCCGGTTGGCACCGGATACCCCCAGTAGGCTGTCAGTAGTTATTGGCGTGTCTCTTGACAGTCACGCCACCGTGGCAGCACACAGCAGCGGGCAGGACCCCACGCCAGGCGTCGCCGCCATCCGGGGAGTCGTCGCCGCGGCGGACGGTTCGTGTCCGGAGTAGCGACCAACTACAGGCAGCTTATCACACAACCGATTCACTCTCACTCATGGCATGGTACGCGGTCCGCGCCCTTGACGACGCCATCTCGGAGACGCAGTCACTCCTCCTCCCGTTCGACCTCGGCACGTGGGTTCGGCTCGCCGTCATCACCGTCTTCGCGGGGCTGTCGGCCCCCCAGACGCCGACGTTCTCCTGGGAGGTGCCGCCGCAGGCGGCCGTCGAGACGACGACCGAACTGTCGCCGCCCGACCTCCCGGCTATCGTCCTCGGCGTCGTACTGGCCGTCGTCACGCTCGGTCTCCTGTTCGCGCTCGTCGGAGCGGTCATGGAGTTCGTGCTCGTCGACGCGGTGCGGTCGAAGTCCCCCCGAATCGTCGCTCCGTTCCGTCGCCGTCTCGGCGCGGGACTGCGACTGTTCGGCTTCCGGCTCGTCGTCATGCTCGCGGTGTTCGTCGCCGTGCTCGGCGTCGTCGTCCCGGTCGGACTCGCCGTGGTCTTCGAGGCCCCGGCGTGGCTACTGGCCCTCCTCGCGACCGTCCCCCTGCTCGTCGCCGCCGCCCTCGTCTCCGCGTTCGTCCTCGAGTTCACGACGGCGTTCGTGGTCCCCATAATGGCCGACGACGGGATCGGCGTCGCGGCCGGGTGGCGACGGCTCTGGCCGGCGGTGCGCGCCGACTGGCAGCAGTTCGCGGTCTACGCGCTGGTGAAGGTCGTCCTGCTCGTCGGGGCCGGGTTCCTGCTCGGTCTCGCGGGCGCCATCGTCGCCGTGCCGGCCGGGCTGGTCGTGCTCTCTGGCGCGCTCACCGGGCTGGCCCTGGTCGCCGTCGCCATCACGCTGGTCGTCGCGCTGGTCGTCATCGCCGGCGTGACCGTCCCGCTGGTGACCTTCCTGCGCTACCACTCGCTGTGTACGATGGACGCCTCCGAGTTGCCGTTCACGCTCCGGTGAGTGCGGCGAGTAACGTGATGGCGAGGTCCTTATCGAGTGGGTCGTTAGCGTTCCCGCACTGGGGAGACTGCACGCACGCCGGGCAGCCGTCCTCGCAGTCGCAGGAGCGCAGCATCGACAGCGTGCGCTCGGCGAGATCATAGACGCTGTCGAAGCCGGCGCGCGTCAGTCCCACGCCTCCGGGGTAGCCGTCGTAGACGAAGATCGTGGGTCGCCCGGTCCGTGGGTGCAGCGGCGTCGAGAGGCCGCCGATGTCGCCGCGGTCGCAGAGCAGTTCGGTCGGGAACATCGAGATCATCGCGTGTTCGGCGGCATGAATCGCCCCCGGCAGGTCGCCGCCGGCGCGCAGTTCCGCCTCCACGTCTCTGGGAACGGTGAAGTAGAGCGCCCGGGTTTCGAGGGTCTGTTCGGGGAGGTCCAGGGACAGCGTGTCGATGGTCTCGCCGCGCTTCGGGTCGCGGCGCTCGTAGCCCGTGACGGCCGTCGTGAGCGTGATGTCCGCGAACCGCACCGGGACGTCGTGGGCGAACGGGTAGCGCTCCTCGCGGTCCTCTCGCACCTCGATGGTCTTGTCCGTGAGGACGCGGGTGTAGTGGTCGGCCCACGTCGGCTGGAGGCGGGCGACACAGCGGTCGAGGTCCAGGTCCGCCACCTCGTAGCGCTGGCCCTGGTGGTGGTAGATGGCGCCAGGGTGGGCGTCCCTGATCGCGTCCGAGAACTGGAGCGTCGCGAGCGTGTCGTTCGAGCCGTCGAGCAGTCTGACCTCCCGGTCGTCGATCGTCCGGAGGCTCATCTCGTGCTGGGGGCTGCCCTCCCCAGCGTACGTCCAGCGAGTACCGTACTCCGTGTCGCGGCGCTCCAGCTCGCCCCCCTCTTCGAGCACCGAGACGCGCTCCTCGAACCGTGGGAAGTAGTGGTCGTCGTCGGGTTTCAGCCAGTTCTCGCGGGCCGCAGACCGCAGGTGGTCGTCGAGCAGGTGTTCGTTCGCCGGGTCGACGACGGCCCGCTCCGGGTCTCCTTCGAACAGTTCCTCCGGGTGCGCCATCACGTACTGGTCGAGCTGGTCCTCCCCGGCGACGAGTACGACCGCGGCGTCCTCGGTGCCCCGGCCCGCACGCCCCGCGCGCTGGAACGTGTTCATCTTCGTCCCCGGGTAGCCGTCGAGGAGGACGGCGTCGAGGCCGCCGACGTCGACGCCGAGTTCGAGTGCGTTGGTGCTCCAGACGCCGCGCAGGTCGCCGTCGTGCAGTCGCGTCTCGAGGTCGCGTCGGCGGTCGTCCGTCAGCGACCCCTGGTACGCCGCGACGGCGTCCGCGAGGTCTCCGCTGCCGCGTTCTTGGAGGTCGTCGGTGGTCGCGGTGGCGTTGCGCTCGGCGCCCTGTCTGGAGCGCGTGAACGCGAGCGTCTGGTGGCCCCGCGTGACCAGGTCGGCCATCAGGTGTCGAGTCTCGACGTGCGAGGAGCGGCGGCGGCCCTCGCCGCCGTCCTGCTCGGGCGGGTTCCACAGCAGCCAGTGAGTCGGTCCCGTCTCGCTGGTGTCCTCGTCGACGAGTGCGAACCCGTCCCCCGGCTTCCCGGTCACTCTGGCGGCGTGCTCGACGGGGTTGCCGATGGTCGCCGAACAACAGACGAACTGAGGGGAGGCATCAAATCTTTCGCAGACGCGCCGCAGGCGCCGCAGGACCAGGGAGACGTGGCCGCCGAAGACGCCGCGGTACTCGTGGACCTCGTCGAGGACGACGGTCTCCAGCCCGGAGAAGAACCACTCCCAGAGCCGGTGAGCGTGGGGGAGCAGTGCGTAGTGGAGCATGTCCGGATTCGTCAGCAGGACGGTCGGCATGCGGTCGCGCACCGCCTCCTTCTCGGACTTCGAGAGGCGTCCGGTGTAGGTGTCGACCTGTACGCGACTGCCGAAGCCGAGGTCGGCGGCGAGCGAGGAGAGGGTGTCCTCCTGGTCCGCGACGAGGGCGTTCTGCGGCCCGATGTAGAGGGTTCGCCCCCCGTGGTCCATCGCGCGTTCGAACGCCGGGACGGTGTACGCGAGGCTCTTCCCGCTCGCCGTCGGCGTCGCCACGACCACGTCGTCGCCGTCGCGTACTGCTTCGATGGCGTCCGCCTGGTGGTCGTACAGCTGGTCGATGCCGCGGTCAGCGAGCGCGGAGGCCAGCCGCGGTTCGAGAGCGACGTCTCTGGTTCTGGCCTCGCGTGCGGGGAGGGTCT contains:
- a CDS encoding DUF7544 domain-containing protein — translated: MAWYAVRALDDAISETQSLLLPFDLGTWVRLAVITVFAGLSAPQTPTFSWEVPPQAAVETTTELSPPDLPAIVLGVVLAVVTLGLLFALVGAVMEFVLVDAVRSKSPRIVAPFRRRLGAGLRLFGFRLVVMLAVFVAVLGVVVPVGLAVVFEAPAWLLALLATVPLLVAAALVSAFVLEFTTAFVVPIMADDGIGVAAGWRRLWPAVRADWQQFAVYALVKVVLLVGAGFLLGLAGAIVAVPAGLVVLSGALTGLALVAVAITLVVALVVIAGVTVPLVTFLRYHSLCTMDASELPFTLR
- a CDS encoding DEAD/DEAH box helicase; translated protein: MDDLADWLRARHHYSGQLTHEQTLPAREARTRDVALEPRLASALADRGIDQLYDHQADAIEAVRDGDDVVVATPTASGKSLAYTVPAFERAMDHGGRTLYIGPQNALVADQEDTLSSLAADLGFGSRVQVDTYTGRLSKSEKEAVRDRMPTVLLTNPDMLHYALLPHAHRLWEWFFSGLETVVLDEVHEYRGVFGGHVSLVLRRLRRVCERFDASPQFVCCSATIGNPVEHAARVTGKPGDGFALVDEDTSETGPTHWLLWNPPEQDGGEGRRRSSHVETRHLMADLVTRGHQTLAFTRSRQGAERNATATTDDLQERGSGDLADAVAAYQGSLTDDRRRDLETRLHDGDLRGVWSTNALELGVDVGGLDAVLLDGYPGTKMNTFQRAGRAGRGTEDAAVVLVAGEDQLDQYVMAHPEELFEGDPERAVVDPANEHLLDDHLRSAARENWLKPDDDHYFPRFEERVSVLEEGGELERRDTEYGTRWTYAGEGSPQHEMSLRTIDDREVRLLDGSNDTLATLQFSDAIRDAHPGAIYHHQGQRYEVADLDLDRCVARLQPTWADHYTRVLTDKTIEVREDREERYPFAHDVPVRFADITLTTAVTGYERRDPKRGETIDTLSLDLPEQTLETRALYFTVPRDVEAELRAGGDLPGAIHAAEHAMISMFPTELLCDRGDIGGLSTPLHPRTGRPTIFVYDGYPGGVGLTRAGFDSVYDLAERTLSMLRSCDCEDGCPACVQSPQCGNANDPLDKDLAITLLAALTGA